From the Exiguobacterium aurantiacum genome, one window contains:
- a CDS encoding NCS2 family permease: MSTQLKQEPNHQPSGNRIERYFQLNELGTNVKTELVAGFTTFLAMAYILFVNPNVLGAAGMDMGAVFVATGLVALIGSVMMGLFANYPIAIAPGMGLNAFFAYSVVIGMGIPWQTALSGVLVSGLFFIVLTLSGIRETVVNAIPGPLKMAVAAGIGFFIAFIGLKNAGIVVANEATLVGLGSLGTGTTLLSVFGLVVTALLMVRNIKGGIFIGMLLTAIVGMIFNLVPTPTAISDVISAPPSMASTFGQAFINFSDVFTVQMLVVILTFFFIDFFDTAGTLVAVARQAGIMKDNKVPRASKALMADSTATVAGAIFGTSTATSYVESSAGVAAGGRSGLTAVFAGLFFGLALFFSPLLAVVTSAVTAPALIIVGVLMASALLDIDWRKLEIAIPAFMTILMMPLTSSIATGIGLGFILYPLMMIAKGKTKEIHPIMYGMLVIFLAYFMFLPHA, from the coding sequence ATGAGCACACAGCTCAAGCAAGAACCAAATCATCAACCATCAGGAAACCGGATTGAACGTTACTTCCAATTGAACGAACTTGGGACAAACGTGAAAACAGAGCTAGTTGCAGGGTTTACAACATTCTTGGCCATGGCTTACATCTTGTTCGTCAACCCGAACGTGTTAGGTGCAGCAGGTATGGACATGGGCGCCGTCTTCGTGGCGACCGGCCTCGTTGCCCTCATCGGTTCTGTCATGATGGGCTTGTTCGCCAACTACCCAATCGCGATTGCGCCGGGTATGGGACTCAACGCCTTCTTTGCTTACAGTGTAGTCATCGGTATGGGGATCCCATGGCAGACAGCCTTATCAGGTGTCCTTGTTTCTGGTTTGTTCTTCATCGTTTTGACGCTCTCAGGTATTCGTGAAACAGTTGTCAACGCCATCCCGGGACCACTTAAAATGGCAGTCGCCGCAGGGATTGGTTTCTTCATCGCTTTCATCGGCTTGAAAAATGCGGGTATCGTCGTCGCAAACGAAGCGACGCTCGTCGGTCTCGGTTCACTTGGAACAGGGACGACACTCCTTTCGGTATTCGGTCTTGTCGTCACAGCGTTATTGATGGTTCGAAACATTAAAGGCGGCATCTTCATCGGGATGCTTTTAACGGCAATCGTTGGAATGATCTTTAATCTTGTACCGACGCCGACTGCAATCTCGGATGTCATCTCGGCACCTCCGAGCATGGCGTCGACATTTGGTCAAGCGTTCATCAACTTCTCTGACGTCTTCACTGTCCAAATGCTTGTCGTCATCTTGACGTTCTTCTTCATTGATTTCTTCGATACAGCTGGTACGCTCGTAGCGGTAGCGCGTCAAGCGGGAATCATGAAAGATAACAAAGTGCCGCGTGCGAGTAAGGCGCTCATGGCAGACTCGACAGCGACAGTAGCAGGTGCGATCTTTGGTACATCGACGGCGACGTCATACGTTGAATCATCTGCTGGTGTAGCTGCCGGTGGTCGTTCGGGATTGACAGCTGTGTTCGCAGGCCTTTTCTTCGGCCTAGCCCTCTTCTTCTCACCACTCTTGGCCGTCGTTACATCTGCAGTCACGGCTCCAGCACTCATCATCGTAGGAGTGCTCATGGCTTCGGCTTTGCTCGACATCGACTGGAGAAAGTTAGAAATCGCGATTCCTGCGTTTATGACCATCCTCATGATGCCCCTCACTTCGTCGATTGCGACGGGGATTGGGCTCGGGTTCATCTTGTACCCGCTCATGATGATCGCCAAAGGGAAGACGAAAGAGATTCACCCGATCATGTACGGGATGCTAGTCATCTTCTTAGCTTACTTTATGTTCTTACCACACGCGTAA
- the guaA gene encoding glutamine-hydrolyzing GMP synthase, with translation MILVLDFGGQYNQLITRRVRDLGVYSELHSHKMTAAEIRELAPAGIIFSGGPNSVYAEGAYRCDPEIFELGIPIFGICYGMQLMTHHFGGRVERAAHREYGKATLFSTPEASALYKGLPVEHTVWMSHGDLVMEAPPGFIVDGTNPSCPVASIKSDDLKMYGVQYHPEVRHSEYGNDILKNFIYEVCGAKGEWSMENFIDIEVEKIREIVGDKQVLCALSGGVDSSVVAALVHRAIGDQLTCMFVDHGLLRKNEADSVMKTFADGFNMKVIKIDAQERFMSKLAGVSDPEQKRKIIGNEFIYVFDEEASKLVDMDFLAQGTLYTDIIESGTDTAQTIKSHHNVGGLPEDMNFTLIEPLNTLFKDEVRELGTELGLPDYIVWRQPFPGPGLGIRVLGEITEEKLEIVRESDAILREEVKKAGLERDIWQYFTVLTPIRSVGVMGDERTYDYAVGVRAVTSIDGMTSDWARIPWDVLEKISVRIVNEVSHVNRVLYDITSKPPATIEWE, from the coding sequence ATGATTTTGGTGCTCGACTTTGGAGGCCAGTACAACCAGTTAATCACACGTCGTGTGCGTGACCTTGGGGTATACAGTGAGCTCCATTCCCACAAGATGACCGCTGCTGAGATTCGTGAACTCGCTCCGGCGGGAATCATTTTCTCGGGTGGACCGAACAGTGTGTACGCGGAAGGCGCCTACCGCTGTGACCCAGAAATTTTCGAGCTCGGGATTCCGATTTTCGGAATTTGCTACGGCATGCAACTCATGACGCATCACTTCGGTGGACGTGTCGAGCGGGCTGCGCATCGTGAATACGGGAAAGCGACGCTCTTCTCAACACCAGAAGCCTCGGCGCTCTACAAGGGCCTCCCAGTGGAACATACCGTTTGGATGAGCCACGGCGACCTCGTCATGGAAGCTCCGCCAGGATTCATCGTCGACGGGACGAACCCATCATGTCCGGTCGCTTCGATTAAGAGCGACGACCTCAAAATGTATGGCGTCCAGTACCATCCGGAAGTCCGTCACTCAGAGTACGGGAATGACATCTTGAAGAACTTCATTTATGAAGTGTGTGGGGCCAAAGGTGAGTGGTCAATGGAAAACTTCATCGACATCGAAGTCGAGAAGATTCGTGAAATCGTTGGCGACAAGCAAGTTCTTTGCGCGTTGTCAGGCGGTGTCGACTCATCAGTTGTCGCAGCGCTCGTCCATCGTGCCATCGGTGACCAGTTGACGTGTATGTTCGTTGACCATGGCTTGCTTCGTAAAAATGAAGCGGACAGCGTCATGAAGACGTTCGCGGACGGCTTCAACATGAAAGTCATCAAGATTGACGCGCAGGAGCGCTTCATGTCGAAACTTGCCGGCGTCTCAGATCCGGAACAAAAGCGTAAAATCATCGGCAACGAGTTCATCTATGTGTTTGACGAAGAAGCGTCGAAACTTGTGGATATGGACTTCCTTGCTCAAGGTACGCTTTACACGGATATTATCGAGAGCGGGACGGATACGGCTCAAACAATCAAGTCACACCATAACGTCGGTGGACTTCCGGAAGATATGAACTTCACGTTGATCGAGCCGCTCAACACGCTCTTCAAAGACGAAGTACGTGAACTTGGGACAGAGCTTGGATTGCCAGACTATATCGTATGGCGCCAGCCGTTCCCGGGTCCGGGTCTCGGCATTCGTGTCCTCGGTGAAATCACGGAAGAGAAACTTGAAATCGTGCGCGAGTCGGACGCGATTTTACGTGAAGAAGTGAAGAAAGCCGGTCTCGAACGTGACATTTGGCAGTACTTCACGGTCCTCACACCAATTCGCTCAGTCGGCGTCATGGGCGACGAGCGGACGTATGACTATGCGGTCGGTGTCCGTGCTGTCACATCGATTGACGGAATGACTTCGGATTGGGCCCGCATCCCTTGGGATGTCCTCGAAAAGATTTCGGTCCGTATCGTCAATGAAGTCAGTCACGTCAACCGTGTCCTGTACGACATCACATCGAAGCCACCAGCAACGATCGAGTGGGAATAA
- a CDS encoding transglutaminase-like domain-containing protein yields MTMWVKRIVYTALAAYLLSFWVEPIVGSTTFDVNWPFLFLLLVPMFASLLPWYGFITVVVFNFFVVLYVYHGSVLDWFGLWLDDLSGVLSGALPEEAIFFSAMALIGVLFAILVGRTYPSYGFVLGMIVSTLGLMAYFDTWTLYDGEGKILLAILASLFLLFVTDLAKRPSKSLVRYVSIALLASVVLALASVSPTLEGDWSDRLTTSFQNAVNDEGSGSGRVGYGVNDEQLGGPFEQDDGIVFIARGVPARYWRIESKEIYTGKGWVESPVLDSDYNRGQLVDQDVDTTPEQALLRFDRRQTFVPYGGEYPQATETDNGTEFRVGNIEEPFPNETIHIRPSGKIVFDNDGQTTPQTIQLRYSVPSFTEEQLALNEPVTTLTEEERQAYLQLPDSLPDRVRDLSADITSDSETPYDQAQAVQDYFQTGDFQYNTEDVAVPEEDTDYVDQFLFDTLIGYCDNFSTSAAVLLRARGVPTRWVKGFTMGDARGIIQGEEEYTVRNRHAHSWVEYFVEGAGWVPLEATISFTDANLLQIETEDEANAEDPAANDPQASQDNEPTNRPQEDLALDDVTSGEAATENWNMPVWGWILIVFAVAVLVWNRKTIERLVMMLWWTRRPLNENRLVAMHRYLVKRLRGAGFKVDGRTPSELAAEVDAYYESTEMTRLTRLFEQSIYAEKTPNSKYKEYWKIMIRRIMS; encoded by the coding sequence ATGACAATGTGGGTGAAACGGATTGTCTATACGGCGCTTGCCGCCTACTTGTTGTCGTTTTGGGTCGAGCCGATTGTCGGGAGCACGACGTTCGACGTCAATTGGCCGTTCTTGTTCTTGTTGCTCGTACCGATGTTTGCGAGTTTACTCCCTTGGTATGGCTTCATCACGGTGGTCGTCTTCAACTTCTTTGTTGTCTTATACGTGTACCACGGTAGTGTCTTGGACTGGTTTGGCCTCTGGCTAGACGATTTAAGCGGGGTGCTGAGCGGAGCTTTGCCAGAAGAGGCGATTTTCTTCTCGGCGATGGCGCTCATTGGTGTTCTATTCGCCATCTTGGTCGGGCGGACGTATCCGAGCTATGGTTTCGTCCTCGGGATGATTGTCTCGACGCTCGGATTGATGGCGTACTTTGACACGTGGACGCTTTATGACGGAGAAGGGAAGATTCTCCTTGCGATTTTAGCGTCACTCTTTTTACTCTTCGTCACCGATTTGGCGAAACGGCCGAGCAAGTCGCTCGTCCGTTATGTCAGCATCGCGCTCCTCGCATCGGTTGTGTTGGCGCTCGCGAGCGTGTCCCCGACGCTCGAAGGCGATTGGTCTGACCGGTTGACGACGAGTTTCCAAAACGCCGTGAACGATGAGGGATCAGGTAGTGGTCGAGTCGGTTATGGGGTAAACGATGAGCAACTCGGCGGGCCGTTTGAGCAAGATGACGGCATCGTCTTCATCGCCCGTGGTGTACCGGCACGCTATTGGCGCATCGAATCAAAAGAAATTTACACGGGCAAAGGCTGGGTCGAGTCCCCGGTCCTCGACTCGGACTACAACCGTGGGCAACTCGTCGACCAAGATGTCGACACGACACCGGAACAGGCGTTACTCCGATTTGACCGGCGCCAGACGTTCGTCCCGTATGGCGGAGAGTATCCGCAGGCGACCGAGACGGACAACGGCACCGAATTCCGAGTCGGGAATATCGAAGAACCGTTCCCGAACGAGACGATTCACATCCGACCGTCCGGGAAAATCGTGTTCGACAATGACGGCCAAACGACGCCGCAAACGATTCAATTGCGCTACAGTGTCCCTTCCTTCACGGAAGAGCAATTGGCGTTGAATGAGCCAGTGACGACGTTGACGGAAGAAGAGCGACAAGCATACTTGCAATTGCCGGACTCGCTTCCGGATCGGGTTCGAGATTTGTCGGCCGACATCACTTCCGACAGTGAGACGCCTTATGATCAGGCCCAAGCGGTCCAGGACTACTTCCAAACCGGGGACTTCCAGTACAATACGGAAGACGTGGCTGTCCCTGAAGAGGATACCGATTACGTCGATCAATTTTTGTTTGATACGTTGATTGGTTACTGCGACAACTTCTCGACCTCGGCTGCCGTCCTTCTCCGGGCGAGGGGAGTGCCGACGCGTTGGGTCAAAGGCTTCACGATGGGTGATGCACGCGGGATTATCCAAGGTGAAGAGGAGTATACCGTCCGGAACCGACACGCCCACTCATGGGTGGAATACTTCGTCGAAGGTGCGGGCTGGGTCCCGCTCGAGGCCACCATCAGTTTCACTGACGCCAACCTGCTTCAAATCGAGACGGAGGACGAAGCGAATGCAGAAGATCCAGCGGCCAACGATCCACAGGCGTCGCAAGACAATGAACCGACGAACCGTCCACAGGAAGATTTGGCACTCGACGATGTCACATCAGGGGAGGCGGCAACCGAGAATTGGAATATGCCGGTATGGGGTTGGATTTTAATTGTCTTCGCAGTCGCTGTTCTTGTGTGGAACCGGAAGACAATCGAACGTCTCGTGATGATGCTTTGGTGGACACGTCGCCCGTTGAATGAGAACCGACTCGTCGCCATGCATCGCTATCTCGTTAAGCGGCTTCGTGGGGCAGGTTTCAAAGTTGATGGACGCACGCCATCGGAACTCGCCGCGGAAGTCGATGCTTATTATGAGTCGACCGAAATGACGCGATTGACCCGTTTATTTGAACAGAGCATCTATGCCGAAAAAACGCCAAATTCAAAATATAAAGAATATTGGAAAATCATGATTCGCCGAATTATGAGTTGA
- a CDS encoding DUF58 domain-containing protein, with amino-acid sequence MKNWMKLFLVWAAAFGLYTFARIEGSIVASTLWWSFFVLAAYWTLFMIYPVTAANVSRRVTTKRLVSGQTMDVELQVERKYPFLVGIVTLEETPPPRLATSPDVIVTPVDRFFRRTETVHYEIEQIRRGIHVFDRTALHVRDVFGLFDRKRTLRLETVVEVSPAELQFDLPRDEQVGGRGEQYRRTRTYTEVANTTSGVREYAAGDRIGRIDWKASARRGNLMTKTFDQEQEKKLSLVFVPSTSAGHEEAFERSLSLLVGAIRQLERKNLPFELYVIEEQVRLFHLPDQSAEVGHYLLTATPEPEGRLVERVKRNLPQEVGNMILISPLETKWVREIMNETQGSYHLYTANEVTT; translated from the coding sequence ATGAAAAATTGGATGAAGCTGTTCCTCGTGTGGGCGGCGGCATTCGGACTTTACACGTTCGCCCGGATTGAAGGGAGTATCGTCGCCTCGACACTATGGTGGTCATTTTTCGTCTTGGCTGCGTATTGGACCCTCTTTATGATTTACCCGGTCACAGCGGCCAACGTCTCGCGGCGGGTCACGACGAAACGACTCGTCTCGGGACAGACGATGGACGTAGAGCTACAAGTGGAACGAAAATATCCGTTTCTCGTCGGGATCGTCACATTAGAAGAGACACCGCCGCCGCGTCTAGCGACGTCGCCAGACGTGATTGTCACCCCGGTCGACCGCTTCTTTCGGCGCACAGAGACGGTCCATTATGAAATCGAACAGATTCGCCGAGGTATCCATGTGTTCGACCGGACGGCCCTTCATGTGCGTGACGTGTTCGGACTATTCGACCGAAAACGCACGTTGCGACTCGAGACGGTCGTCGAAGTGTCACCGGCGGAACTTCAGTTCGACTTGCCGCGTGACGAGCAAGTCGGGGGGCGTGGCGAACAATACCGACGCACTCGAACCTATACGGAAGTGGCCAACACGACGAGCGGCGTCCGAGAATACGCGGCCGGTGACCGCATCGGCCGGATCGATTGGAAGGCATCGGCTCGTCGAGGCAACTTGATGACGAAAACGTTCGACCAAGAGCAGGAGAAAAAACTCTCGCTCGTCTTTGTCCCGTCCACTTCGGCCGGGCATGAAGAAGCGTTCGAGCGCTCGTTGTCGTTACTCGTCGGCGCAATCCGACAGCTCGAACGGAAAAACTTGCCGTTTGAACTGTATGTCATCGAAGAACAGGTCCGCCTATTCCATTTGCCGGACCAAAGCGCCGAGGTCGGCCATTATTTGCTGACGGCGACACCGGAACCCGAGGGCCGCCTCGTCGAACGAGTGAAACGTAACCTGCCACAAGAAGTGGGGAATATGATTTTGATTAGCCCGCTCGAGACGAAGTGGGTGCGTGAAATCATGAACGAGACCCAAGGCAGTTATCATCTGTACACGGCAAACGAGGTGACGACATGA
- a CDS encoding AAA family ATPase yields MSYRPAIQSIINAIETVIVGKEDVIAKSLTALLAGGHVLLEDVPGVGKTMLVRTFSRAIDLDFKRVQFTPDMLPSDLTGISMYNQKTKEFEYRPGPLMGNIVLADEINRTSPKTQSALLEAMAERSVTVDGEVKILPSPFFVMATQNPIEHEGTYPLPEAQLDRFLLKIEMGYPSFNEEISLLTRFEKAEPLEALQSVITKHEVEQMQREVREVHVSSAVKQYIVRLIHETRNDPNTYLGGSPRATLALMKAAQAWAYIHNRDFVLPDDVKALAGSVLGHRILLTAEARYKGKTAEHLVKGWLDSLPVPMDREVKEV; encoded by the coding sequence ATGTCTTATCGTCCAGCCATTCAATCGATCATCAATGCCATTGAGACGGTGATCGTCGGGAAAGAAGATGTCATCGCAAAAAGTTTGACTGCTTTGCTTGCCGGAGGCCATGTGTTGCTAGAAGATGTCCCGGGCGTCGGGAAAACGATGCTCGTTCGTACGTTCAGTCGCGCCATCGATTTGGATTTCAAACGCGTTCAGTTCACGCCGGACATGCTGCCGTCTGATTTAACTGGAATCTCAATGTATAACCAAAAAACAAAAGAGTTCGAGTACCGTCCAGGACCTTTGATGGGCAATATCGTTTTAGCTGATGAAATCAACCGGACTTCTCCAAAAACACAGTCCGCGCTTCTCGAGGCGATGGCGGAGCGTAGTGTGACGGTCGACGGGGAAGTCAAAATCTTACCATCCCCGTTTTTTGTCATGGCGACGCAAAACCCGATTGAACATGAAGGGACGTACCCGCTCCCAGAAGCCCAACTCGACCGTTTCCTTCTCAAAATCGAGATGGGCTATCCGTCGTTCAATGAAGAGATTTCCTTGTTGACCCGCTTCGAAAAGGCAGAGCCACTCGAGGCGCTACAAAGCGTTATCACAAAGCACGAAGTCGAACAAATGCAACGCGAAGTACGTGAGGTTCACGTCTCGAGTGCGGTCAAACAGTACATCGTCCGCTTGATTCACGAGACACGCAACGACCCGAACACGTACCTTGGGGGTAGCCCGCGTGCGACTCTTGCTCTGATGAAGGCTGCTCAAGCGTGGGCATATATCCATAACCGCGATTTCGTGTTACCGGACGATGTGAAGGCGCTTGCCGGAAGTGTGCTCGGTCACCGTATCTTGTTGACGGCGGAGGCGCGCTATAAAGGAAAGACGGCCGAGCATCTCGTCAAAGGTTGGCTCGACTCCCTTCCGGTACCGATGGATCGTGAGGTCAAAGAAGTATGA
- a CDS encoding flavin reductase family protein gives MLSIEPSVLTERDTYKFLIGSVVPRPIAFVTTRNGETVNAAPFSYFNIVASEPPLLSVSVQRKNGIMKDTARNAVATEELVIHIVDETNVDLVNETAANLGPEESELDRTTFTITPSDIIETPGVKEAKIRMECKLHHHVPIEHDGIVTADLLIARVVRFHIDPTLYQAGRIDAEQLAPVSRLAGNFYATLGETFEIERPK, from the coding sequence ATGCTATCGATTGAACCTTCAGTGTTAACCGAGCGAGATACGTATAAATTTTTAATCGGGAGTGTCGTTCCACGTCCGATTGCATTCGTGACGACCCGAAACGGCGAGACGGTCAACGCCGCACCATTCAGTTACTTCAACATCGTCGCTTCCGAGCCGCCGCTGTTATCGGTGTCGGTCCAACGGAAGAACGGTATCATGAAAGACACGGCCCGTAACGCGGTCGCGACCGAAGAACTCGTCATCCATATCGTGGATGAGACGAACGTGGACCTCGTCAACGAGACGGCAGCCAATTTGGGACCGGAAGAAAGTGAGCTCGATCGGACGACGTTCACCATCACACCGAGTGACATCATTGAGACACCTGGTGTGAAAGAAGCGAAAATTCGGATGGAATGTAAATTGCATCATCACGTTCCGATCGAACATGACGGCATCGTAACAGCCGATTTATTAATTGCTCGCGTCGTCCGTTTTCACATTGACCCGACGCTCTATCAGGCCGGACGCATCGATGCGGAACAATTGGCCCCGGTCAGTCGCCTTGCTGGAAACTTTTATGCGACACTCGGCGAAACGTTTGAAATCGAACGCCCGAAATAA
- a CDS encoding ATP-binding protein, with the protein MGKWIEQLNSRQILGILYGVCIASLFLTAIGAWFVRDNNVSATELITLRWVWMIGLVMFITAILLIGRPLIKRMIEQNEKMHAKQEEMQSVLEASKQNETKLQYRNELIEVLASKESLLDYSAVIEKIVWLTEAEFGAVLLVKDDEITSVVPKGMTQEQQEDLKVQSLLLKRVMISKSLEATSKKVADQIHGYPYYIHETVIPVKDPSDGTMIGCLYLACYDEPFDASETSELNAFANQLAISLLRTRLYRQMQQDRKETAQLINSVREAILYFNYEEDTVVGNRAFIRMFDELQFEYAGYEELSAVSIDIEQFAERVDQQDLFISYVERVFDQEPPEDGLSISLDQGDCFLQVYAESIYRDGKIHGTMLVLRDVTAETEIDRMKSELVSTVSHELRTPLSSIYGFTELMLERDLKANRRELYLKTIHDEAKRLSYLVNDFLDLQKMEAGKQTFEWETVDLLELARDSISFYQETTDSHHLHLDADVGQDFKIEADLEGMRQLLGNLLSNAIKYSPEGGNVLVSLERLEGQVVMKVRDNGIGIPSSALPNLFGKFYRVDNSDRRKIGGTGLGLAICKEIAKAHDGHLHVESIYGEGSTFICELPTSKEAIHQ; encoded by the coding sequence ATGGGCAAGTGGATTGAACAATTGAACAGTCGTCAAATACTCGGCATCCTGTATGGGGTCTGTATCGCCAGTCTCTTTTTAACGGCCATCGGGGCTTGGTTTGTTCGTGACAATAACGTCTCGGCCACCGAACTGATTACGCTACGTTGGGTTTGGATGATCGGGTTAGTCATGTTTATCACTGCTATTTTATTGATTGGACGTCCCTTGATCAAACGAATGATCGAACAAAACGAGAAAATGCATGCGAAGCAAGAAGAGATGCAGTCGGTGCTCGAGGCGTCTAAACAAAATGAGACAAAACTGCAATACCGTAACGAGTTGATTGAAGTGCTAGCTTCGAAAGAATCATTACTCGATTATTCTGCAGTCATCGAAAAGATCGTCTGGTTGACCGAGGCCGAGTTCGGGGCCGTGCTTCTGGTTAAGGATGATGAAATCACTTCTGTCGTACCAAAAGGAATGACGCAAGAACAACAAGAAGATTTGAAGGTGCAGTCACTCTTGTTAAAACGCGTCATGATTTCGAAATCGCTCGAGGCGACATCGAAGAAAGTGGCCGATCAGATTCACGGCTACCCGTACTACATCCACGAGACGGTCATCCCGGTAAAAGACCCGTCAGACGGGACGATGATCGGTTGCTTATACTTGGCATGTTATGACGAGCCGTTCGACGCGAGTGAAACGTCGGAACTGAACGCATTTGCGAATCAGTTGGCTATCTCGCTCTTACGGACGCGACTCTATCGCCAAATGCAACAAGACCGGAAAGAGACGGCCCAGCTCATCAATTCGGTGCGTGAAGCCATCCTCTACTTCAACTACGAAGAAGACACGGTCGTCGGCAACCGCGCCTTTATCCGTATGTTCGATGAACTCCAATTCGAATACGCGGGTTATGAAGAATTGTCGGCCGTGTCGATTGATATCGAGCAGTTTGCCGAACGTGTCGACCAACAAGACCTCTTCATCAGTTATGTCGAGCGCGTTTTCGACCAAGAACCGCCGGAAGATGGGCTATCGATTTCACTAGATCAAGGCGATTGCTTCCTCCAAGTGTATGCCGAGAGCATCTACCGGGATGGGAAAATTCACGGCACGATGCTCGTATTGCGTGATGTGACCGCCGAGACCGAAATCGACCGCATGAAGTCGGAGCTTGTCTCGACGGTGTCTCACGAATTGAGAACGCCACTGTCATCCATTTATGGGTTCACAGAGTTGATGCTCGAGCGTGATTTGAAGGCAAACCGCCGCGAATTGTACTTGAAGACGATTCACGATGAAGCGAAGCGGCTCTCTTACTTGGTGAACGACTTCCTCGACCTTCAAAAAATGGAGGCGGGGAAACAGACGTTCGAGTGGGAGACGGTCGATTTGCTCGAGCTCGCCCGCGATAGTATCAGTTTTTATCAAGAGACGACCGATTCGCATCATCTACACCTCGATGCCGATGTCGGACAAGACTTTAAAATCGAAGCCGACTTGGAAGGAATGCGGCAGTTGCTCGGTAATTTACTGAGTAACGCCATCAAGTATTCACCAGAAGGCGGAAACGTCCTCGTTTCATTAGAGCGACTAGAAGGTCAAGTCGTCATGAAAGTTCGAGACAACGGGATAGGGATCCCTTCATCTGCGCTACCGAATTTGTTCGGCAAGTTTTACCGAGTCGATAACTCAGACCGTCGTAAAATCGGCGGGACAGGACTCGGTCTCGCCATCTGTAAAGAGATCGCCAAAGCGCACGACGGACATTTGCATGTCGAATCCATTTATGGTGAAGGTAGCACCTTTATTTGTGAGCTCCCGACGTCAAAAGAGGCGATTCATCAATGA
- a CDS encoding tetratricopeptide repeat protein, whose protein sequence is MEYNYGNLIKIERMRRNMKQSVLARGICSISYLSKIENNQTSASEEVLEMIFKRLGIEVPLYYDFSEQVEKVRAEIEEILRDAILTRKDKGKLQEVEKYLSNPVVNQSKELYISLLLALARFDIMPGGQNRYITEIGWIEEQLNREAGLRYTLMKSLKLFNENEKEKSLELLEELNEQLPHSSLPIWEIADMRYIMGGMYYKFTDYLQAIENVKFALDYFQEHFFLERIVECHIIIGLAFKRRRRFTEALAHYHRAVKVISATTMKDYYGMLYNNMGEIYSSLGDQEKALEYFMQSFDYKVEVKSKLYSVVSLIEGYTNYNNVEEILNWLSKGYEIKGDRTGLEEFDHHFEIYKNCYQVPDKLELIKSLKEAVHYFEKYNDYVYMQKYSLWLARELRSNGKYKLATEYYEKVIDIMSHID, encoded by the coding sequence ATGGAATACAACTACGGAAACCTTATAAAAATTGAGAGAATGCGTAGGAATATGAAGCAGTCAGTCTTAGCTAGAGGCATTTGTTCAATATCTTACTTAAGTAAAATCGAGAACAACCAAACTTCCGCTAGTGAAGAAGTACTAGAGATGATTTTTAAGAGGCTTGGAATTGAAGTTCCTCTTTACTATGACTTCAGCGAACAAGTTGAAAAAGTTAGGGCTGAAATTGAAGAAATATTAAGAGATGCAATTTTAACAAGAAAAGATAAAGGTAAGTTGCAGGAAGTAGAAAAGTATTTATCTAATCCCGTAGTCAATCAATCGAAGGAACTCTATATTAGCTTGCTATTGGCTTTAGCTAGATTTGATATTATGCCTGGGGGACAAAATAGGTACATTACTGAAATTGGTTGGATTGAGGAACAGCTGAATCGTGAAGCTGGCCTTAGATATACTCTAATGAAGAGTCTAAAGCTATTTAATGAGAATGAAAAAGAAAAATCACTAGAATTACTTGAAGAACTGAACGAACAACTTCCACACTCAAGTCTACCAATATGGGAAATAGCAGATATGCGATATATCATGGGCGGGATGTATTATAAATTTACAGATTACCTTCAAGCAATCGAGAATGTGAAATTTGCGCTTGATTATTTTCAAGAACATTTCTTCTTAGAAAGAATCGTTGAATGCCATATCATTATTGGGCTAGCCTTTAAACGACGAAGACGCTTTACGGAAGCATTGGCGCATTACCATAGAGCGGTAAAAGTGATAAGTGCCACAACTATGAAAGACTACTATGGAATGCTGTATAATAATATGGGTGAAATTTATTCTTCTTTAGGCGATCAAGAAAAAGCCCTTGAATACTTTATGCAAAGTTTTGATTATAAAGTAGAAGTAAAGAGTAAGCTATACAGCGTCGTGTCGTTGATTGAAGGATATACAAACTATAACAACGTAGAAGAAATACTAAACTGGTTATCCAAAGGGTACGAAATCAAAGGAGATCGAACGGGATTAGAAGAATTTGATCATCATTTTGAAATTTATAAAAATTGTTATCAAGTTCCAGATAAGCTTGAGTTGATTAAATCGCTGAAAGAAGCGGTTCACTATTTCGAAAAATATAATGATTATGTGTATATGCAAAAATACTCTCTATGGTTAGCCAGAGAACTTCGAAGTAATGGGAAGTATAAATTGGCAACCGAGTACTACGAAAAAGTCATCGATATCATGTCTCACATCGATTAA